One region of Wyeomyia smithii strain HCP4-BCI-WySm-NY-G18 chromosome 3, ASM2978416v1, whole genome shotgun sequence genomic DNA includes:
- the LOC129730591 gene encoding uncharacterized protein LOC129730591 has protein sequence MRCAASFCKRKPSKHVGFFRFPKDIVTRQRWIDFCRLLPEREIKYHSRLCSLHFDYEHDLYVTRRGGKLMTVPGAVPKFGNVQCLNAPYEGNGRAMVSQFVEDCCESSDTDANFSDAESCTDDEYSSNSSKKYHFDPIRDHQYARSISSCRHKALKSSQRSE, from the exons atgaGATGTGCCGCTTCGTTTTGCAAAAGGAAACCCTCCAAGCACGTTGGCTTTTTCCGATTCCCTAAAGATATCGTCACACGGCAACGATGGATCGATTTCTGCCGGTTGCTCCCCGAGCGGGAAATAAAATACCATTCGCGCCTTTGTAGC CTCCACTTCGATTACGAACACGACCTGTACGTGACACGCAGAGGAGGTAAACTTATGACAGTGCCAGGAGCTGTTCCGAAATTTGGCAATGTCCAGTGCTTGAACGCCCCATATGAAGGAAACGGTCGGGCAATGGTTTCTCAGTTCGTTGAAGATTGCTGCGAAAGTTCCGATACGGACGCAAACTTTTCCGACGCTGAGTCTTGCACGGATGACGAATATTCCAGTAACAGTTCGAAAAAGTACCATTTTGATCCAATTAGGGATCATCAATATGCGCGTTCTATATCCTCGTGTAGACACAAAGCCTTGAAGTCGTCACAAAGATCCGAGTAG
- the LOC129727864 gene encoding uncharacterized protein LOC129727864, with protein MDVNLDCVCRFCLRHRARMWPLRALYEQHPSFLEKVYQCTQISIIDVDELRSFVCLSCYRNIERFCAFREMLQGNQNDFLERFRLEQQEVPEESDESGSDHQQVQLSFHFLSDVEDSEYDSDVPVKERRWEGSAQRLDDQQHEPDDFGFDDDWLDKNLFRDPSIPPTESDDDSAPAETIKCEVCLMRFPHRTSAGSRETIDEHFCVLR; from the exons ATGGACGTTAATTTGGATTGCGTTTGCCGGTTTTGCTTGCGGCATCGCGCCCGAATGTGGCCGCTTAGAGCGTTGTACGAGCAGCACCCTTCGTTTCTCGAGAAGGTTTATCAGTGCACTCAGATCAGC ATAATTGATGTTGACGAGTTGCGTAGCTTCGTGTGCCTTAGCTGCTACCGTAACATCGAACGATTCTGTGCCTTCCGCGAAATGCTACAAGGCAACCAGAACGATTTCCTAGAGCGCTTCCGCTTGGAGCAGCAGGAAGTGCCCGAAGAATCGGACGAAAGCGGAAGTGATCACCAGCAAGTACAACTGTCCTTCCACTTTTTAAGCGACGTGGAAGATTCGGAGTACGATTCAGACGTACCGGTGAAAGAGCGCCGCTGGGAAGGCTCGGCCCAGAGGCTTGATGACCAGCAGCATGAACCGGACGATTTCGGTTTCGATGACGATTGGTTGGACAAAAATTTATTTCGCGACCCGAGCATACCACCGACCGAAAGCGATGACGATTCCGCCCCTGCTGAGACGATAAAATGCGAAGTGTGCCTTATGAGATTCCCGCACCGGACTAGCGCCGGCAGTAGAGAAACAATTGATGAACATTTTTGCGTTTTACGTTAG